One Polaribacter sp. KT25b DNA segment encodes these proteins:
- a CDS encoding two-component system response regulator, which produces MPQNPNICIVDDDEVYKFFVKKILKIKNLAKDALTFPDGEEAYKFIKENRENLEKLPDIIFLDINMPIMDGFQFMDEYTKIHNEINKKITIYMITSSIDPVDLERSKKYDQISDFITKPISAEVLQRIINPIN; this is translated from the coding sequence ATGCCACAAAACCCAAATATTTGTATCGTAGATGATGACGAAGTTTATAAGTTTTTTGTAAAAAAAATACTAAAAATAAAGAACTTAGCTAAAGATGCATTAACTTTTCCTGACGGAGAAGAGGCTTATAAATTTATAAAAGAAAACAGAGAAAATCTAGAAAAATTACCAGATATCATTTTTTTAGATATTAATATGCCCATTATGGATGGTTTTCAGTTTATGGATGAATACACCAAAATACATAATGAAATTAACAAGAAAATTACTATTTACATGATCACTTCTTCTATTGATCCTGTAGATTTAGAAAGATCAAAAAAATACGATCAAATTTCAGATTTTATTACAAAACCAATCTCTGCAGAAGTTTTACAAAGAATTATCAATC